The Glycine soja cultivar W05 chromosome 9, ASM419377v2, whole genome shotgun sequence sequence CAAACATTTACTTTTATGTCAATTAGTTGTCGTGTGTTACATTGAAAAGGAGAGATATCAAGGACGTATGTCTTCAGGAAATGAGTCTGTTGTGCGTGATTGCTTGACCAATGGCTTTCCATCACACTGACCATGACAAgataaattcaatttatttttgaaaggtaATTAAGGTTGACTTAATTTATTAATCTCTAAATAATTTAACAAGGAGTAATATTTTTCCGGCTTCAATGATTTTAAAAGAGCAACATTTTACATAAAGAAAGATAAACACAGAAAAGAGATAATAGGCCAAAATAACAACTTTTCAAGCTCCTCTTCTACAGCATTTGCCATCTCATTTCTCGGCTCAAGCCTTAAAAGGAAGCTTCCAACCCCAATTTTAGCACATTCATATTCACGGGCTCTAATAAGTGAAGATATGTAATATAttatcagttttttttataagaatgagactaaagataataaaacttataaataCTAAACAATGTTGTTGGTACAAATGATACCAGATCCATTAAGCAAAATctcaacttaaaaataattattattgattatttttaaaataatatgtaattctaaataatttttttttaaaaaaattcacacaatATTTGAAgtgaatagaaaagaaagatagtaaaaaaaatataatttggtaATGTGgtgaaaaataaagaactagaattaataaataagaGATATTTGCATTGAGAATTTAAGAAATACTAATGATACAATTAAAAAGTGTATCAACTTGTACTAAATAATACAATCAAAattcatgacaaaaaaaaaatctttatgataaaaatagacaatttTTTGTATATGAGATAATAATGATATAGATTAGTATCTTTCATGATACGAGAAAGTAAGAAAcattaccaaaataaaaaacgaGAAAGTAAGAAAGAACAAACACAGAGCCGCAAGTTCGTAAAAATATCCAGAACTTTTTAAGTCTATCAAATTCCAAACTCTAGCCAACATTTAATTACATTGATAATTATTAACTGAAAAGTACATTGACGATTGAGTATGTAAAAATATCTATGAATAACATGAGTTAACACCACCACCTGTTTTCTTTACAAAAGTACATtctgaaaggaagaagaaagcctGTGAAATGGTAGAAAAAGTATAGCAACTTCACAGTAACAAATTCCACATGTGAAAACTGTGTTCTAGTTTTTCTATTCAAGTTTGGTCAACTTGGTCCCACTAAACTTTAAAATCCCGTAAACTGTCTCAtggtccccccccccccccccccaaaccTTATTTGAGATAAGATAAGGTCAGAAAACTCTAATAATTCCTCAAATTTTCAAAACACAAAACAGTTTCTGTTCATTTGATAGCGTAAGTTGTAAGGGAACGGAATGAATAGAGAAGCAAATCAAAGAGAGAACCATGATTCTTATCCATTAGGTTTTGGTGACTTGATATAGTGATGATATGGAGAACCATGAGGACCTTTTGGACTTGACAAGATCCTCACTGGTTGACCCTTCCTCGATAAAGATGCTAACTGTGCTTGCATACCATTTTTAGGCATGGACATGGTACGATCTACTCGCGCAACCTGGAAGTGATAAGATGAGATAGCCATATCCTTGAGGTTTTGCAAAGGCTTCAGAGCTTGAACAACTTCGCTCATCATAGGTCTGGATTTCGGATCACGGCTAAGGCATTGAGCAGCAAGCTGCGCAGCCTTCTGTGACCCTTTAACAGAGAAGTGACCTTCAAGGCGAGGGTCAATTATTCGTAGTAACATCCTCCGGTCTCCTAGTACAGGTCTTGCCCACTCCACAAGATTGTGTTCCCCGTTTGGTCTATTTTTATCGATAGATCGTCGGCCAGTGAGCATTTCAAGTAGCACTACTCCAAAACTATAGACATCACTTTTTGATGTCAAATGTCCTAATCAGAATTGACAGTTAAGGTCAAAATTAAAACTCCAAATGCAAAACTATGCAAAGATGACATCAATTGAGAAACGATATCTAGTTATCATGGAAATAAAAATCTAGTTAAAAGGAATATTTATATAAtgtgatgaagaaaaaaaaaaagacttaatcTAACTACATGCaacttttaaagttttaaaGTCCTGTGGTCACCTTTCCCTGTTTTTAAAGATGAGGCATGCATTTGGTTTTGATACATTTATAATTTCAACTCTTTACAAGCAAACAAAATCTTGATTTTGTGCTGGTGAAAAAAGAAGCTTATTTATGACAGGCTGGAGAACTTATAACAAACTGAAATTTagcttaaaaataatattactgcAACAAAAGCAGCTGGTAAAATATTTCATTCCATATATAAGAACACCTAGAGGCCAATAATGTACACAATCCGAGATGTCATAAGCAATCTAGAGCCTGAATCATGTTGCAAAGTCTGAAGTTAAtgaaacacaaaattaaaaaggaaactcACCAGTCATCACATATTCAGGAGCTGCATAACCATATGTTCCCATGACTCTTGTTGATATGTGTGTCTTTTCCCCTTCAGGACCATCTTTGGCGAGTCCAAAATCAGAGAGTTTGGCATTGTATTCCtaaaaacaattatgtttttatgtttttatgttggaggatggataaaaaataattaaaaaccttTTTCCTGGTTAACTCACATACCGCATCTAACAGAATATTAGATGTCTTAAAATCACGATAGATTACAGGCCTCTGAGCTTCTTCATGGAGAAAAGTAAGACCTTTTGCAGCACCAAGTGCAATTTTCATTCTAATAGACCAAGGAAGAGGCAACGACCCTTCTGCACAATTCATGGTTGTTACCAGAAAACAATGAACTTCcttatgcataaaaaattcaaagagaatAGTGCTAAGCAGAAAGAACAATGCATTATAGGACGAGAATCGTTATCTTAtggtttatattttctttaagcATAAAATCCTATGAATTCACTAAATTTACTGCAAAAACAAGGACTGCAGTTATAAACAAGCAGTAGTGAAGACATGATTAGAAATAAGACAGGTTCAAAGTGTACTTCTGAAGAGGTGGTTCTCCAAACTTCCACGAGGCATACATTCATAAACCAATAATCTTTGGTCATCTTCAATACAGAAACCAACCAATTTGACCAGATTCGGATGGACAAGGTCACCAAGAATGTCTAACTCTGCCTGagaagggagaaaaaaaagggaaattgttaagaaagaaaaactgtaaaagaaaaattcataGAAGGAAAAAAGTTGATAAGAAGGATATGTAAGTTTCATACAAGCCACTCTTTGTGACCCTGCAGTCCATCATGGTTGAGGGTCTTGACTGCAACAGTAAGCCCAGTACCAGGTTTCACAGGTGCAGTTCCATTTTCCTCAATCCAACCCTTGAACACACAACCAAACCCTCCCTCGCCAAGAAGACTCTCCGGCCTGAAATTCCTAGTGGCCAATTTAAGCTCATTGAATGTAAATTTTCTCAAACGAGAAGAAACCTTCAACTCCTCACTGAATTTTGGAGTGGAAGGGACACTTTCTGCATTACTGGTTGATGTAGAGGACCCTGGAGGAgcatttgtttccttcttgcttTTCTCAGATGCAGATGTTTTTTCcactgtttaaaaaaaatcataaattaaattattacttCTTCaggatttaagaattaaaaaatcacTATTTCATGATATGATCCTGATGTGCAACACTTTATGCAACTTCATTACAGGATCAGAAACATTGTACAGTAACTAAATACTATCGCGCAGAGTGGTGTTAAAATGGTCGTACAATGATGATACCATCCGTGGACAAAATCATTATgttttttggtataaaaaaattaatgattttgttcaaggcaattaaaaaaaatagataaacttTCATTATTATATAAGATTCAATAATGAACTCTCAATGCCAATACTAAGTTTCAAATCATGATATCTTTTTCTGTTGGATGAatcaactaaaataattttccctttatcttttcttgtttaGCGATTGAACCTATGAATTTTGACCTTTACTGAAATCTCACCCCACCATTACCCTTTGAGAATCTCAAGTTGCTATTAAATTGTCATGACAGTTAAGTAGATAGTGGATACCTTCCTCAGCCTTTTGGACAAGATCAAATGTAAATAGCGTTACTGCTACTGTTTACACAAAGATTATGCAGCTTTCCAACGGTAATGCACCACAGATCATTATTTTGAAACTCAATTATATGCAAATAAACTAGGTATTCCTCTAACTTCCTCTAGGAGTAAAAGTACAATAAAACTTCATATTACTTTAATTAACACGCAATCCTTATTGTTTCTTAAAATTGGAGAGATAAAGGGGTGGTGGATTCAACCAAAGGGTAAAgatgaaattttctcttttcaccCAAAATCAATgtcaaattgaaataatttcctGAAACTTAAGAAGAGAGGCATATCaacaaggaaagaaaattaCCACTGTTAGCACTAGTGCCACTTATGGAGTTATCAACCTTTGATCTTGAAGGTATACAGCTACCAATGAAACAGAATTTAACACAGCACCCAATTTCCTTCTCAGCACCATCCTTTTGCAAACTTACCTTTGACTTTCCCACATCCAAACTCCCAGCCTGAATTGCATTATTCCTAAACCCCATCTTTCCATAAAACTCTTACAAAGAACTTTTCATGCTCAAAATTCCCACAAGTTTCAGACTTTAGGATAAAAAAAcgaaaggaaataaataaaaaaggccACTTCAAGCAACCTCACTTTCAATAATTGAAGACTTTAGAACCCCATCAACATGATCATGATCATAAAATCATAATCAACAGAACTAAAAgaacaacaacatcactgtTTTGAATCACAACAAAAGGATCAACACGAGTACACAGTTaattgagttttaaaaaaaaaacacaaagacAAACAGAAACCCGGTTATGAAAATGAGTCCAAAGGGGCTGTAGGTGGTGGAAGAGAGAGGCAGTGGAAGACTGCATGTGAAAGAGAGAGTTTTTTAACAACGGGCCGGCCGGGCAGGCTTCAGGTGTGAAAGTTGGCAGTCGGGCAGGGCGGGCAGGAGCGAGAAAGTGACAGCcatttctttatgttttttttgcttttttgagAGAAGAGCACTTGCTAGTTGCTAGTTTACAACTTACAATATCTACTTTTCCTCTGAATTGTTTGACTTTCATTTTTTGCACTCTGAATTATTTCACACAAGATAATGTTCTTTTGCCTACAAAAATATAGACGAAATATCTCAATCATTAAATGAAAGCCATAATTAAGTGTTACGTTAGTTAGTAAATTAATATGCATAGTTGGTGGCTTATCTTCATACACAACCTTTATAGAAATATATGGTACACATACAACTAATTAATAAGTACttaattgtatttatatatGGTGCAGtcaaaaattgtatttatatatGGTGCAGTAAATTAATATGCATAGTTGGTGGCTTATCTTCATACACAACCTTTATAGAAATATATGGTACACATACAACTAATTAATAAGTACttaattgtatttatatatGGTGCAGtcaaaaattgtatttatatatGCTACAcacaaaactaattaataatttcttcattatattattaaatatacgccgtgtttttatttttaatatatatatgaattttatgtttatttcgtAATGATTTTTCTTCGCAtccttaatatttgaaaattttattttaggtctGTATTGTCAATTAAACGATCTTGTGTctgttaaatatttgataacacGATTTATAACCATTCAGTCATCACCAGTATTCGTTTCAaaagtataattataattttatccgccggaattaattaaagtaaaaaataaaattgaagacccTCTTTTGAGTCATCCCACCAATGCTTCACCTACCTTCTCCTTCAACCTTCACCTTCTAAAAcaaatcttaaatttaaaaagttgttgcttctaattaattaattaacaaagttGCATTACTTCCTAATTTCACCATCGAAGTCGCGATGGTGCATTGTGCAAGGTGGCGTTGAGGTGGTGCAAGCGGTGTGATAGCGTCGAGGTTGGGCATAGCCGGGCGCGTGATGGTGCTAGTAGGGGTTATGTCAGTATTGTTCATGGTGGTAACTGGTGCACAATGCTATTGGTACAAGTTTGCATGCGAGAAGAAGTGTTTGTCGCAAAAGGGTTGCGTGCAATCAAATTTGAAGATTGAGGAAGTGCATGACGTTGGAGGAAGGTGGCAAGGTTGGTGCGCAACCAGATCCAGTGGTTAAGGGGTGGCGTAGTTGTGCAACGATGGTGGTGGTCGTTGATAGTGATGGTGGCACGCATAGATTTTGGTTAGAGGTTTAGTTTGATGATGAAAAAGTGAAGGTGGTGGTGTTAGGaaattgaaaattcaaaatgaattgTTTATGGtgatttttagtctctataaaatgtaattttaattttaaaatgaatatcgACGATTTTAAAATCGTAACAAAacgtatttttaaaaagttaattgtCATGTTACTAGTTAAGGGAGAAATCCTATTGGCAgcgataaaaaataaaacttttcaaatgtcaaaaagcaaaaatgaaaaaaaattaccgGAGATTAAATGCAAAATTCagatatatattagaaataaaaaaaaaacatatttaagccttaaatATATGGTTTCAATTGATCCCTATCTCAATATTAAATAttccttttttgtttgtgttaatGGTGAAAATTATATCTATTCCTCCAAAGGAAAATGTTTTCAAGATAGTAAAAGAATTTTCAATGAttctattaacaaataaatgtttaaaattgaGACATAGAATCCATTTTTGATTATGAGTTCTTTTAAGTCAAATAAACAAGTTTCTAGTTTTCAACTCAATAgaaaattgtttaatatttaatgtaaacTACGGTAATAATTTCAATAAACATATCAATTTTAGTTGTAATAaggtaatttataaaataatataataacttttaatgaAAGTGTTTTCGATTCAATAATTAGTTTGTAAGTAATTTcgataataataagaaatatgaattggaaaaataaatttttgaaaacaaatggaGATTGAAAGAAGTCAAGGGTTTAAAAATAGGCAGTAAAATAAACAGACATAAATTCATACAAAgtgagaaattaaatatatacacaATAACCTGATGAATTTTTGCCCATTTCAATGGTAGGTGTGTTGGTGTTTTGAGAAATTAAGTGTTTGTATATCAACTTCCTTATTACAACATAAAGTTCTATATTTATAAAGTACAATTATAACTACCCTTAACCGTTATAAACTCCCGTAAAATCTTTAACATCAATGACTGTGGTCTTCGATCTCTACCATTGAtgattttatcttcaatttttacgATTGATAACTTTGGTTTTCGTTCACCttgataatttttatctttaatctttaccGTTGATATCTTCTaatatcttaatattttttaaatctttatttcttttataaccaTACAATTAACTAAAAGACTATATTTTAacacttaattaaaataatctattaaaagattatttcttaatattttatggaaAATTATTTATCGATAATCGAAAAATGTTGATGTTAACAGTTTGGTAAAAACATACAACTTTTGAATTCTTTAATTATATCTTATAGACAATAATTAACAAAACTGTCAATATAATCGTGTTAGCCAATTTAGGACTTAGGAGCAATTGCACCATCATTCGTTCCATCATTCACAATATGCCACGTTATTCCcattagtgtatttttttttttatcagcaacaTATGTTTACCCATTTTTCGTGTACTGGGATGTGACAACTCATGACTCGTGAGCAATATAGAAATAGTGCCTAACTTTTGAAACGTTTTATGAGCCAATTCGTGGAGAAGAGACAATGCAATCAATCATTTTCAGAGTGCCTCGCTGGGCCTTTAAATGGTTGGGTTCTGTGAGTGTGTGGCCCAGTGCTGATATCCTTGTACtatattttatagaataaatatcATCTTGAAAGAGTATAGTATTCcaccattttattatttttcttctctctttttttcttcttcttatctccttgtactaaaaaaaaatttaaataaatttctgaaAGTGAAATCTTTTAATTAcattagtttaaatttaaaaagaaaaatatacgaCATAagtgataatattaatatatatttagggagaaaaatgataataaataattaagtttaagaatgtaaataaaataattaaaaattttcctAATTTTTAAGACTAATATAACAATAAGGATTAGAATGATggtttattctttctttttaattgtacTCTAGctaggtcttttttttttctttttcttcatataACACGATGAAAAACTGAAAGTGGAAATGGGAAAAAGATGGGACAATAAATAGGAGAGAAGAGATGGAAACATTCCATTGAGGTTAATAACATAACATACGAACAAAACAAGTTGGAAACTTCAGTATCCCATAGTTATACACGAAAGCAAACagagaaaaatgttaaaataaaaaaggcatgTGGGAACAAGTATAAACAACGGAATACTGTAGTGGAGAAGAATAGCATACGgaggaataaataataaattaaaaaatacaaaacaaaacagaTCTGTAGATTTTGTTTGTAATGTTTTGATCTATATACTTCTACTTCCTGTCACTTAGACTTAGACTTTACCAAGAGTAGTGTTCAGTTTATCTTCGACACATTTATTCCTTACAATACAAGAAGTTTAGGGGtatttggtttggttgttttttgttttcattttcagtgaaaacagaaaacggtgataaaaatgtgtttggttggatttctgaaaatattttcagtgaaaatgaaaacaggaaacaaccagaaaatgaaaaaaataaattttcgttTTCAGTATTTTCAGTTGAGAACATAAACCTCATTTcgattaaaatgaaattgcggtgacaatgaatgtaattttaaacaaatctaaaaatacaaaaagacaagaagtcaatatatcataaattttcagtatttttatttcatgaaaacagaaaacaagaagtcaaatcaaacatgttttcaaaattcaaatcttttaaaaatgaaaacagttttcagaaaatgaaaacaaaaaatgaaaacagaaaatgaaaatgcaaaccaaacacacccttagtGTTTCATTTTGTGTACTATAAaggataaatatataattacaataaataaatatttttaatatataaattatattatgatttaaggttgtttttaaattgaaatggaTGAAcggttaaaaaaagttaattataaatctaGAAATAAATGAAGAATACTTTAAAGTAATTgaggaaaatatttatttttgctaGTTGTGAAGTAGTGTGTGTAATGTATCTTCCAAGGAGAGAAGGAAGAGAGCTTTGAAAACACATTGAGAGAATGGGAAGAGTAAGGACCTTACATTttgatacaataaaaaaaatagcctTTTCATAATGAATTACGTAAAAAGGTACGTGTAAAggtagaagagaaaaaaaattgttagaagATGTAGGAGTAATTTGATAATAATGTTCTTTAGaggatttttattattatgaaataatcataaattttaaattttcaaatacatgaaaacaatttttttttagggaaataaaaatgtcttattatattatttattttaaaaacacaagctttcaaaattttaaatgtgtttACATGTTTATTCGCTTATCTATCATGGCAGCTACGTTGTCAAAATATCTGAGCA is a genomic window containing:
- the LOC114425104 gene encoding probable serine/threonine-protein kinase PIX7 isoform X2; its protein translation is MGFRNNAIQAGSLDVGKSKVSLQKDGAEKEIGCCVKFCFIGSCIPSRSKVDNSISGTSANSVEKTSASEKSKKETNAPPGSSTSTSNAESVPSTPKFSEELKVSSRLRKFTFNELKLATRNFRPESLLGEGGFGCVFKGWIEENGTAPVKPGTGLTVAVKTLNHDGLQGHKEWLAELDILGDLVHPNLVKLVGFCIEDDQRLLVYECMPRGSLENHLFRRSLPLPWSIRMKIALGAAKGLTFLHEEAQRPVIYRDFKTSNILLDAEYNAKLSDFGLAKDGPEGEKTHISTRVMGTYGYAAPEYVMTGHLTSKSDVYSFGVVLLEMLTGRRSIDKNRPNGEHNLVEWARPVLGDRRMLLRIIDPRLEGHFSVKGSQKAAQLAAQCLSRDPKSRPMMSEVVQALKPLQNLKDMAISSYHFQVARVDRTMSMPKNGMQAQLASLSRKGQPVRILSSPKGPHGSPYHHYIKSPKPNG
- the LOC114425104 gene encoding probable serine/threonine-protein kinase PIX7 isoform X1 → MGFRNNAIQAGSLDVGKSKVSLQKDGAEKEIGCCVKFCFIGSCIPSRSKVDNSISGTSANSVEKTSASEKSKKETNAPPGSSTSTSNAESVPSTPKFSEELKVSSRLRKFTFNELKLATRNFRPESLLGEGGFGCVFKGWIEENGTAPVKPGTGLTVAVKTLNHDGLQGHKEWLAELDILGDLVHPNLVKLVGFCIEDDQRLLVYECMPRGSLENHLFRKGSLPLPWSIRMKIALGAAKGLTFLHEEAQRPVIYRDFKTSNILLDAEYNAKLSDFGLAKDGPEGEKTHISTRVMGTYGYAAPEYVMTGHLTSKSDVYSFGVVLLEMLTGRRSIDKNRPNGEHNLVEWARPVLGDRRMLLRIIDPRLEGHFSVKGSQKAAQLAAQCLSRDPKSRPMMSEVVQALKPLQNLKDMAISSYHFQVARVDRTMSMPKNGMQAQLASLSRKGQPVRILSSPKGPHGSPYHHYIKSPKPNG